In Vicia villosa cultivar HV-30 ecotype Madison, WI unplaced genomic scaffold, Vvil1.0 ctg.000063F_1_1_2_unsc, whole genome shotgun sequence, the sequence acgagctatcctcacccaaGCATAaaagccgctactcctcaatctgaaaaatgtcaatattaagggtgagacatattcacaattaacaaatgttatgagTTCATAAACAACAAAATACCATAGATACGTTATTCACCCTATCATACATATTCTAGATTGAGAATTATTCACACCACAATTCATAGGATACAACCAAACACAATTCACCACaccacattataacattggacatcttccattcatgttataataatgcatacataataataaaatgcaactacatgcatgtgataccaattcatgggattaacccatctcaccgatccaaacACCACCAGGATACGGCTACCGCCAACTCActgattccacacaatgggaattagctaacATTGATTCAAACACCACCAGGATACAGCTCCCAAataattatgaatgcatgcaccaCCTAtaacatgctaatcatcaacaccgaTTAAAAATGAACATCATTAtcataacccaactcaccgaaaTGACACCGAATAATACATTCATATTTCAACACCGTTCAACAATCATATCATGCATACATCGCACCAAACACAACATCAACAGAGAATTACATTGTCACAACACCACCGCATAAATACATTTATCAATTATGCATACAAAGTATAACTCACCaccataatttaaaaaaatcgggtttttaaaataaaattgagtttcCGCCTGACAcaccatttaattatataaaatatttaattatcttcGCAACGCTCAAAAAGGAACTTGAAACGGGtacacggtttgaaagttatgagttttagaaaatattaatttttttcaaaaagctacagtgtaaccggttaccaaaatggtgtaaccgattacacccacgaaatttcaatatttttccaaaaatccTTCAGTGCAACCGGTTATAAGAAATAGCGTAGCCGGTTACGCTTGACGTAACTCTATTTGCTATTTCACCAAAACAGCTGTAATCggttaccgtaaccggttaccagctcgaaatttcaattttttgaaaACAACCTACAGTGTAATCGGTTACCGTAACCAATTACACACCCTCTGCAGCAGAAAACTCACTTTCGACAGCAACTCAGCTCTTCACGCAATTTCCATTTCGTACCAATACGACAATAACACTAATACAGAGCCAATTTCAGGGATTTCACACAATACTATTAGGCAACAAGTCTATCTAACATAACCAATCATTCACAAACATTCAATTGCATACAAATTATGAAATTgcacctaaaacttcaaaaccccaaaacctagAACACATATAATTGGAAAGAACTAACCCACATAATCAATCCTATCATTCATAAaccaataatagatgataatcggaagagtccccattaccttagccaagttcttaattcttcctcttcctctttctatgctctttcacgttcttctcttctcctcttttcctatttttgcttctaattttctttctttctcaattcCTTCTATTTCATGAAAATAGaatggcttaaatgcacttttggtccctgtaagttagcgagtttttgattttcgtccctgtaagttaatttttttggttttagtccttatatttcactttcgcgttcgttttagtccctaaaatcaaaatccgcaggaaatttcgcaggaaaatccgtaggaaacctgcagattttcctgcgaattttggctttagggactaaacctcaagcaaaaagtaagatatagggactcaaaccgaataaaataacttacagggacgaaaatcaaaaactcgctaacttacagggaccaaaagtgcatttaagccaaatAGAATAATAGTTAGTAAGGGGAAGCGAGATAATTATGTTTCCTTAATTACTAAAAGCTTTATCACGTGCATCTTTTAATATgagatgaaataaaaaatattaatttaatctaatgGCTATTAATTgatcctctcatctctcattaaaaAACTCCTCTCATTTGAAATGCCCTCTATATACATAATTATCTCGCTTCCCTAGCTAGCTTTCTTTCTTCCAGCAACTATTATTATCTGTATCCTTTTGCCTTCACGTCAAAACATATATTCATGCTTTTTCTTTCTTCatgttttcaataaaaaattatatgttcCACTTTTCTTGTTTCTAAATaccattaaaatattattaatcttcTCACTGGCTCTCTTGTTCACTGTGTGCTTCCTACTTTCAATTTCTATGGACAACGAAATATCAATCGGTACTCAAATAGTCAAGGTAACATCCTTTTAGCTTTGAATAAAAATTCTTTAATATTTTCTACTGAAATAAAGTTGTTTTAGAAAAATTATTAACCAAAACAAAGTGCAATTTAGTTTAATATATTTGTCATCCCTTATATATAGGAAAACTTTAGTTTATTTAACATCTTTAGGAAATGCTTATGTATAGAAAAAGCTTTTATTTCAAGAACAGATATTATAATTTGATTTAACTACATTTTAATATCATtatattaatttatgatttttaggAAATTGAATGGGTGTCGGATTGTGATGATGAATTGAAGCCTAAATTTGGACAAATATTTGATACATTAGAAGAAGGTGGAGAATTTTACAAAAAAATACACATAGTGTCGGATTTAGTGTACGTTCATCATCAGAGACTAAAGATAAAAATGGCGTGAAGCGTTGGAAGTACTTTGTTTGCTCAAAACAAGGTTTTTTGCCAAAAAAGTCAAACGAGAAGGAGCAGAGTGAATCTAGTATCAGAGCTAGAAGAAGGAGTCTTACCAGAGAAGGATGCAATGCAAATGTTGTTTTCAAACGAGTGGAAGAAGGTAAATATGAGTTTGTTCGGTTCCATGAAACTCACACACATGCACTTGTTTCACCTATGAAGAGGCCGTTTTTAAGAACTCCAAGAAAAGTGAATCCAATTCACAAGAATTTATTGCATGCATATAGTAAGGCAAATATTGGAACTTCAAAAACTTTCCACTTATTAAAAGAGCAGTTTGGGATTTTTTTACTGTACTGCCACAAAACTGAAAAAAATATACCATAATGCCCCAAAGTGAAAAAAAATGACCAATATGCCACTTTCGTTGTTTGGGTCCGGCCACCCCTTGGACGGACAGATGAAGGATTTTTTTGCATAGTTTGGGTCCGGCCAGGGGTGGGCCGGACGCTAACTGggccattttttttttattatttttttgttttttttatttaaatgattattaaagtctataattgatattttattttaattaaagattaaaaaacaataaaattaaataaaaaacattaaaattaaaattaaatataataaaaaatttgatataagtgaagagattaattataaaaaattgtttttttattataatataattaaatataattatattcaattaaatataataaaaaatattataatataattaaaattaattatttgccaattgatttattattataaataataattaaaatataataaaatgtaataaaaaacattataatatatttaaaaaaacatacatttgccaatatttattttattattataaataataattaaaatataataaataataattaaaatatatgtgtgGGTTCAGCCAATAGATGGACGAACATGTGTgggttcggccaatagatggacgaACATGTGTgggttcggccaatagatggacgagggcatatattttattattatttttttgcctataaataagactgTACAACCACATTTCCAATCACATCAGTTGCAATTGAAGGTATAGTGTTACTATTGGAGATGTCTGAGGAACCCCTTCCAACGTTTCCACCtatgaagagagatgcaacatTATTTTTTTCAGCAACAAAGCCTCCGTTGAAGATCAAACTATGGAACACTCAAACTTTCGAGCATCTACAGAGGCACTTGATCGGATGGTTAGACGGAAACATTCTTGAGGGTGAAAAGATAAGGAAAATTGAAAGGCAGGTCACAGAGAAAGGCCCAAATGGAGTAGTAACTCGTTCTTGGAGAGCCGTGAAAAATGACGCTGGTGTCCTTATGATGATGCTAGGACCACACGATATTGTGTTGATGGTTGTAATCTCTTAGAATATGTTTGTGTTGATGGTCGTTTTAAGTGTTTCATGTGTGGTTGTTTTATTTGTGGCGGTCTTTATTTCGATGTCATTGAATGTTGTATTAGTATTGTGAAATGTTGTTTTAGTTATGTTTAATGTGAAATGTTGTTTTAGTCATTGATGGTTGCaaactcaattaaaaaaacattatattacATTCATAAAGCTAGTTTTAGTAAACATTACATAAAGCTAGTTTTAGTAAACATTAAATAAAGCTAGTTGAAGTAAACATTAAGGAGGCCTATTGGACGGGCCTGATACATTTGGACATTTACTTCGGATATGGCCTACTTCACGGCATATCCCACacattctcttttccttttccacGTCGTCCATTTCGGTTCGAATCCGAGTACTGTTAGGGCGGCCTCTTTTTTTCCTACGCATAGTTTCGTCATGACAAAGAGTAGGCCCTCTATATTGAGGCCAATTGTCTTGATGTGGGAGGATCTGGAAGCTTTGTTGGTAGACTTTAAAAACATGTTGTATCTTGAACACGTCGGGTATGTGAATGGTGTAGTCTTGGCGTATACTTTCACATGCTGCAATCACATGTGAGCAAGGCAAATGGAACGCTTGAAATTTTCCACAATCACATGTTCGCTTTCGCAGATCAACACCGTAAGTACCAGTTGGACGACCATCGTTGCGGTTTATTCTTTCGGCCACCATAAAATAGAACCTCTCCCGGTCAAACTGGTAAACATTATGACTGCTTGCTTTGTTGACTTCTTCAGTCATCCCCTTGATACACTTGTCTGTAAAAGTTTGGCCTGATGTCAACCTCTTTGTCCATTCATGTCCGCGTTGACCAAATAATGCTCCCATCCGAAAATATGTGGCCGAAAACAAAGACGCTATTGGAAGATTTCTGGTAGCCTTTAGCACAGAGTTCATTGCTTCTGCAAGGTTAGTCGTCATGTGTCCCCATCGTTGCCCTCTATCAAACGCCCTTGCCCACTTCTCCCTGGGGatattttcaatccactccatagCATCTCTATTTGTCTGACGAATTTCGGTTCTATAGTAATTGTACGTTGACTCCGTCAATGCATATCCTGTCACAAATAATAAACATGTCAAGAAACCGACAAAGTGAATTTGAAAAAATTACTTCATAAAGATCAACCAGACTATTACCCATGTTGACGAGTTTTTTACGTAGTTCTTTGTCTCTAATCGCACGCATAAAATTTTGCGCGATATGCCTTATGCAATAGACATGTGATGACGGAGGATTTTGCCATCCATTTGCAGGATCATCGTAGGCACCTTTAATCGATGGATGTCTGTCTGATATTAGGCATAGATTGGGTTGGGGTGTCACATGGATTCTTAGATTACGAAGGAAAAAACTCCAAGCATCCTTGGTTTCACCCTCGACAATAGCGAAAGCAATTGGAAAAATGTTACCATTCCCATCCTGCGCCACAGCCATCAACAATGTCCCTTTGTACCTTCCATACAACCATGTTCCGTCGACTTGAACGATTGGCTTGCAATAggcaaaaccatggatgcaaggtTGAAAAGCCCAAAATAGACGATGGAATATCATCTTATCACCCAACTGACTTCCTTCGTTTGAAAATGCAGGTAAAGTTTCCAAGTCTATTATCATTCCAGGCAGATATGTTTTCATTACCAATAACCATTGTGGAAGGTCATTGTAAGATGTCTCCCAGTTTCCATACAAGGATTCTATGGCCTTTACCTTTGCAATCCACGCTTTCCTGTAAGATATATTATAACCATACTTTCCTGTTATATGAGAAATAATGAGCTTTACCTTAATTAAGGGGTCGGTGTTAACCAAATCTCTGATGCAGTGAGAGACAATATCTGATGTAAGTTGTCTATGATCTTGCGACATTGAAGTGGTTGTGCAGACATGTGGTCCACTCAACTTACCTATCATCCACTTAGAATTCTTCTTGCGAACTGATGCTCTACATTTGAATTTGCAAGTTAGATTTTTGCATTTGATGACATATCTCTTCGTATCAGATTTGTATACccaataatcaagattatgtgttTGAATGTGTGTTTGAATGTGTGTTGCTATACATTTATCAGTCAAAGTGGTATTAATACCACAATCTTCGctgcatgcatgcatgcatttGTCCCATCAGCCATTGTGTAATCAAATCAAATAGTAAAGCATGCAATAGAGTCTAATATATGTTGGATAATAGCATGCTCCATATATTGCATGCATTACACTTGTCTGTCCAATGGATTCTACAATGCATTTGCTTTTACTATAAATTCAACCTATCATTATCACTCCAAACTCATAACATCTTCCAAATTTCATACATTACATATTCATCTGAAACACACAATTATCACTACCACAATCACATAACATGTCTGGTTTGCTTGCTTTGGGAGATAACCATCGAGGAACAAGAGAGAACGTGGCTGCATTCGTACGTATTTTAAATTTGTTACTAGTATTCTTATACGTATTTTTCACAGTTTATTGTTTTTGTATACTaaccaaattatatattttttgtataggATGAGTCTAAAAGGTTTAGACTACATAATCATATGTTTGATAGGGAGCCAAGTGAGGCTATCAAGCCTTACTTAGAAAGAGCCGGGTTTGGGATCGTCTCCAAAATCAACTTTAGAAGTGTTGATTCTAAACTTGTAATTGCGATGCTTGAGAGGTGGAGGCCTGAGACACACACGTTTCATTTGCCGACCGGTGAATGTACAATCACATTAGAGGATATAAATATGTTGTTTGGCCTCCGCGTAGATGGGAGAGCTGTAGTAGGTGAGACCGAAGGTCCCGATTATGCTTGTATCGATGCTTTAGGCATACAACCTTTTAGTGGTAGGGTGAAGGGTTCGGTAAAATTGACATGGATACACGACGAGTTGAATGAATTAGAAAGCCATTCTCAACAAACCGAGGAGGAAAATATACTGCATGCAAAATTATATATCTTAAGTATGATTGCTGTTTTATTTCCTGATAAATCTCATAATGTATTGCATTCTTCTTGGTTCAAATTTGTCAAAGATCTTGATGAATGTGGcaaatatagttgggggtctgcGTGTTTGGCTTACCTTTACAGGGAGATGTGCAAAGCATGTCGTGTAGGATGCATGAGTGTTGGAGGCTGCTCACTCATTCTCGCTGTGTGGACTTACTATCGCATTCCACAACTTGCTCCAAGGAGTGAAATTGCTCCAACCTATCCATACGCCACTAGGTAAATTCTTTactctatatatttatttttccaatAAATTAACGCATAGTCCTAATTGAACTTTTTAAATATGCAAGATTTGCACAACGAGGTATGGAGTATTACTCATCTCCAAATGCTTTTCTTGATGGATATCGTTTCATTTTGGATCACATGGTCCAAGGAGATGTAAGTTATTTTCCAACCCATATACTAAATCTTTCATTTACTTGAATACgactcttatatttatttatgtcttaCAGTTTTTGTGGAGGCCTTACGAAGAATATCCTCGTCGCACTCAACGAGAAGCTAAAGCGTGGAGTGCAACTACATATATTATCTGTTTTCATATTGTGGAAATGCATCACGCCGACAGGGTTAGGCTTCAATTTGGTTTTACGCAAAACATCCCTCAACCCCCGAGGTGTCTTGGAGATCATCACTTGGTGACGAAGAATGATGTAAAGGATTGTAATTATCGAGATGTGAACATTCACGAGAACAATGAGTGGAAAGGTAGAAGAAACTTAATAATGACAGGTGAGTTGAGTACTACTTTACGCCACACCGATGATTATATGCAATGGTTAAGAAATATTCCATTGTTATATTTGTCGAAAGAAACGTATTTGGCAGACCCTCGTTATTACACCTCCTCTACATCAACCCCACAAACAACCTTTCATCAACAAATCCCACAATCATTCCAACCAACCACACAATTCCAAACAACacaacaattccaacaaacaccacaattccaaacaacaccacaattccaacaaacaccGCAATTCCAACAAACACCACAATTCCAAACAACGCCACAATTCCAACCAACAacacaattccaacaaacacaattCCAACAACAAACTTCTTCCTTTCCACAAACATACCAACACACTCAAAccacacaacaacacacatttttTGCCACCCCATCTCAAATTCCAACCCCCTACACCTCAACCCCCCAAACAAACTACTACTATCACCAAGAACAATATCAACAATCAACACTTCGACCACCGCTACATAACACCCCAATCCCTCAACCCGACTTCGACCAATCATACTCCCAATCTCAACCGCTTTCACTCTCCCAACCACAACATACCTTTGACACCACAAATGTCTACTATCCAGACATGTCATCAAATGTGCCACAAACCTTTGTAGCTTCTACTCAACCATTCATTGACATCACTGATGATCAAGTACTCGAAAATTTACCGACAATAACTCCACAACAACTGGCGAGGTTTATGAATGATGGTCCGTCGCATCAAAACGATGATCTTTCAAGCGACGATTCTCCACAAAGGCAACCTCCACCAAACATTGAGCAACCGTTAGGTAAGGGTAAGAGAGCAAAGATACCCAAAAAATGTCTCACTGGTGGCCATATGGTCCAACCAAAGCCCAAAAAAAAATAGGTCTTCTTTCCTTGTACGTGTTTatgtattgaataaaataaatattggaaatacaattttttttattcatatttaatgttatttattatattttaatgttttttataaattttattgttttttatttaattttattgtttttatttaatgtatttaatttatattttaatgtttttatttaatgtatttaatttatattttaatgtttttatttaataaattttatttattatattttttatttaatgtatttaatgttttttatttaattttattgttttttaatctttaattaaaataaaaaatcaattatagcttttaataatcaatttaaaaaaaaacaaaaaaaaaaacaaaaaaaaaaagggtgtAGTTAGCGTCCGGCCCACCCCTGGCCGGACCCAAACTACGTGAAATTGGGCTTCACCCGTCCGTCCCACCCCTGGCCGAACCACAAGTAAAAGTGTGGCATATTGGTTATTTGATTTCAGTTTGTGGCATTATGGTATATTTATTCCATTTTTGTGGCATAAAGGTAAAAAAATCTTGGGGTTATCAAAATGTTCGGCCACACAAATTTGTACAAATTTCTGAGAAATCATCAAATTGGTTGTAATAGAAATTGCTGAGTCATCATTTCTTCCCCTATGCCAGCTGTCGGTTTCACTAAAATAAACGGTCTATAAATGACAAACCATAATGAATCATAGGTGTGAAAAACTCCTTGTGGCTTTTAACCTTTCCATGGGAACTCATGCATTTCAATGAGTCAACTAATTTGGTACCGTTCAGTATGATTTTGGGAGCCAAATAAgatattaaataaaacaaatgaatGTGGTGACATACATCTTGGAAAGTCTAAAACATCATAAAATATAAAGTAATAACCTTTATTTTGTGAGCATGGATCAGATTCTACAAACCTATAGACGAAGTATAATAAATTGAGATAAAAATGGATACACTATTTGGAAGGTGTACGGTCCAAAATCTACATATATAGAAGGATCAAACAAACACATGCACAAAAAATGTTGAAATATATAAATTTTCttgacaaacaaaataaaaataaaaatttaataagttGCAAGGAAAATAAATAGTAGTAAGTCTTGATAATGCTATGTAGCTATGGAAAGATCTCTCTTAGAAAAATTGCCTTAGCCAATGCATATACGCTTATTTTGATCTCTTAGATATAAAATTCTATATAACATTCACTATGTGTGAGTCAGTCAGATACTTGCACCGAcacttattattatatttaatttatttattttttaaattattaccaAGTTGGGCGTGTCAGTATCGGAATTGTTTTTCATGTTTCCGTTCTTCTTTGCCTAAATCTCTCAAAGTAGGTCTATAAAACATAGAGGCAATATATGTTACAAATCATACTGAAAATCAAAACAGAtatcaatataaataaaatagaatgcaAAAAATTAGTGAGACTATATCAATCAAACTAATAAGAtgtacttcaaaaaaaaaaatgagtaaaaataaataaaataaaacacaaaccagacaacaaatatataataattataacatGACACGTGTCAGTATACAATGCACGTGATTGATCTAGCAGATGAAATTAATCTAAAGTCACCATAACTTTCCCACTGTGAGATATTGAATAGAACTCTAGTATGACCgaatggtagcttcttggttcaacaagattaagcatgaagtcgaaggttgttcacatgcttgtgtcgaagatgctagggttgttagcatgttaaattaggtttagtgtttaaaccctaatttgttaagttagcttatttattaagttggcttgtgtaataggccttgtggaaaaagcccattagttagtatgttaggttttattataaataacatactagtctctcatcattgctaagctgcaaatcctaatttagggtgagagaggttatttgttattcttgtaaacttgtaatcttgttttaaaagaaagtaaaaaaataacagttataaccaattcttgtgttcttcttcttccttgttctttattcttcccttacattatactttgttcttggtattgaattcacaacaaattggtgcggtgagcgtggaaaagatgccttcaacaaagtatgagattgaaaagttcaccggagtgaatgatttcggtctgtggcgcttgaagattaaagccctactggttcagcagggttgcttggaagcgttgaagggagaggtagCCATGAATGAAGAATTGGCGGTAGCGGAGAAGaggaatatgatcgagaaagcacacagcgcaatttgtttgagccttggtgataaggttctccggcaggtatcaaaggagacgacgacatcagggttataggtgaaacttgaaagtttgtacatgaccaaatcgctggtaaatcgactctacctgaagcaagctttgtattcattcaagatgattgaagacaaagtgatggctgagcagttggatatgttcaacaactgattcttgatcttgaaaatattgatgtgaagatcgatgatgaagatcaagcgctgttactattgtgttctttgcctcgatcacatgctcacttcaaagaaactctcctgtatggaagggagtccctgacgtttgaagaagttcaatcagccttgtattctaaggacttgaatgaacaaaaggagcataaaccttcgactgttggtgaaggtttggcctttaaaggaaaattcttgcgaaaggatggtaagtttgacaagaagaaaggcaaaagccagtcgaagtattacagtggcgaagcatctggcattcgatgctatcattgtaagaaggagggtcaagaaaggtgtgtcctgaacgcctaaaagatcatggaggtagggataatggcaatgcagccattgttcaagatgattttgaatcatatgatgttcttgtggtttcaagaagtgactcgagaagagagtggattatggattcaggttgcacttggcacatgactccaaacaaagacttgttcgaggaattatgtgatcaagatggtggatcagtattgctgggaaacaacaaagcttgcaagattgcaggtgttagatctgtgagattcaagctccatgatgagtcaataaggttgttgactgaagttaggtatgttcctgatttgaagagaaatttactttctcttggtgaattcgataagaaaggatatgttttcaaggagagaaaagtatcttaagagtcatgaaggggtcgaaggaagtcttgagaggcgtgaagaaacaaggcttgtatacccttgaggctgaagttgtaagtggttcgacaaatgttgcatccacgaaaccattgTCCATgatagaaatctggcacatgagattgggtcatgtcagtgaaaggggcatggtcgagttagggaaacaaaatctacttggtggagacaaagtcgaaaactgaagttttgtgaaccctatgtacttggaaaatcttgcagagtgaagttcaacaaaggcaaataaagaacacatggatcccttgattacatccatgctgatctttgggggcctgcaaggtgtgcatcacattctggaccgaggtatttcctatccataatagatgattattccaggaagttatgggtattcatccagaagactaaggatgaaacttttgagaattttaaaagttggaagactctggtaaaAAATCAgactggtgtcataccccaaaatttgccttccatattccattttataatgattcaaaattcaagatttagtcccaaagattactcattcaaaagtccagatgatccacagtcaactggtttgacctaaaagtcaaccatgatcagagcatagtcaaagcctcccaattttggtcaacatcaagtatgtgaagtataaccatcatttgattaaggaatgatcatgattccattaatagaaactcagagatgaacaaatacaaaaaggttcaaattagggtttcttaggagaaagtcaacccaacttggactgagcataactttcacatggaacatcaaaaattccccactcaaagcctattttgaaggaaattggattccctacaactttgtctctcacaagccagggctagaagtgcttcatttgagagatacaaggcaagatattacaggtccttttcaagcatcctccaaaaacagttttttgtcaaagaagatatgatcaagataaaatctccagatgaaaaatatattccaaagtggcttatagaggacctcttgaggtttccaaaaagtcttagaactccctcatagcaaaaaaattgagtgagatatgcttgatcaaagttgggtgatttttgaggaccaaatgtgaaaaaagaaggttcaaattgagaaattttgcaaatgggcctatggttttatgatacaaacttggtccacaagccattagcatgcccaaaatcatttgccacgaaaattagcattatatttgatttaatatgattttttatttcattttaatgatttaattaagattaaaaatcaaatattttgttaggagatatattttggtgatttccaatcaatatttatgacaaaatataatatattttcgtgACTAATTAATTGGGAGGAGATTCATACAAATTTGGCCAAATATAGAAGCTTGGGATTCAagaataaaatccaatttttaaaGAAGGGAAGATTGGATTTAAGTGAGCATTTGTGGAGTTTTTCTAAC encodes:
- the LOC131623432 gene encoding uncharacterized protein LOC131623432; its protein translation is MSQDHRQLTSDIVSHCIRDLVNTDPLIKVKLIISHITGKYGYNISYRKAWIAKVKAIESLYGNWETSYNDLPQWLLVMKTYLPGMIIDLETLPAFSNEGSQLGDKMIFHRLFWAFQPCIHGFAYCKPIVQVDGTWLYGRYKGTLLMAVAQDGNGNIFPIAFAIVEGETKDAWSFFLRNLRIHVTPQPNLCLISDRHPSIKGAYDDPANGWQNPPSSHVYCIRHIAQNFMRAIRDKELRKKLVNMGYALTESTYNYYRTEIRQTNRDAMEWIENIPREKWARAFDRGQRWGHMTTNLAEAMNSVLKATRNLPIASLFSATYFRMGALFGQRGHEWTKRLTSGQTFTDKCIKGMTEEVNKASSHNVYQFDRERFYFMVAERINRNDGRPTGTYGVDLRKRTCDCGKFQAFHLPCSHVIAACESIRQDYTIHIPDVFKIQHVFKVYQQSFQILPHQDNWPQYRGPTLCHDETMRRKKRGRPNSTRIRTEMDDVEKEKRMCGICREVGHIRSKCPNVSGPSNRPP